One segment of Streptomyces sp. NBC_00576 DNA contains the following:
- a CDS encoding amino acid ABC transporter ATP-binding protein, with protein sequence MSDVMVDVRGVHKSFGPLEVLRGVDLQVRAGEVTVILGPSGSGKSTLLRTINHLEKVNRGWISIDGELIGYRRSGDKLHELREKDVLKQRTHIGFVFQNFNLFPHLTVLENLVEAPVSALRRPRKEAVATAERLLERVGLTDKKAAYPRQLSGGQQQRVAIARALALEPKVLLFDEPTSALDPELVGEVLDVIKDLASTGTTMIVVTHEIGFAREVADTVVFMDGGVIVEQGTPTAVLDAPQHERTRAFLSKVL encoded by the coding sequence ATGAGCGATGTGATGGTGGATGTCCGGGGCGTCCACAAGAGCTTCGGCCCGCTGGAAGTGCTGCGCGGCGTCGATCTCCAGGTCCGCGCGGGCGAGGTCACCGTGATCCTCGGCCCCTCCGGCTCCGGCAAGTCCACACTGCTGCGCACCATCAACCACCTGGAGAAGGTCAACCGCGGCTGGATCAGCATCGACGGCGAGCTGATCGGCTACCGGCGCTCCGGCGACAAACTGCACGAGCTGCGCGAGAAGGACGTACTGAAGCAGCGCACCCACATCGGGTTCGTCTTCCAGAACTTCAACCTCTTCCCGCACCTCACCGTGCTGGAGAACCTCGTCGAGGCACCCGTCTCCGCGCTGCGCCGCCCGCGCAAGGAGGCCGTCGCCACAGCCGAACGACTCCTCGAACGGGTCGGTCTCACCGACAAGAAGGCCGCCTATCCACGGCAGTTGTCCGGCGGGCAGCAGCAGCGCGTCGCCATCGCCCGCGCACTCGCCCTCGAACCCAAGGTGCTCCTCTTCGACGAGCCCACCTCGGCCCTCGACCCGGAACTGGTCGGCGAAGTCCTGGACGTCATCAAGGACCTGGCCAGCACCGGCACCACCATGATCGTCGTGACCCACGAGATCGGCTTCGCCCGCGAGGTCGCCGACACCGTGGTGTTCATGGACGGCGGAGTCATCGTCGAACAGGGCACCCCCACGGCCGTCCTGGACGCCCCGCAGCACGAACGTACCCGCGCGTTCCTCTCCAAGGTCCTCTGA
- a CDS encoding amino acid ABC transporter permease, with amino-acid sequence MGLTTDSTAPPGSREASQAPPSPPAPEDPASLKVVPVRHYARWAAAVAVIVLIAQFAHGLVTNPVWEWGVFRDYVLSETIVQAVGVTLQLTAYATVLGFLLGTALAFMRLSRSPVLQTVAWTYIWIFRSIPMIVQLVFWFNLGALYDRLGIGIPFGPVFWSIDSNTLIGTIGAAIIGLTLHQAAYAAEIVRGGVIAVDQGQLEAAAALGIPRLRQIRRIVLPQAMRAILPTAGNEIVGLLKGTSVVYVMAISELFYQAQVIYGRNGRVIPLLLVATAWYVVLTSLLTVAQYYVERHYARGANRTPPPTPLQRVRRFVRDLRTAAAQRSQYPLGGTR; translated from the coding sequence ATGGGCCTCACCACCGACTCCACCGCACCACCCGGCAGCCGCGAGGCCTCGCAGGCCCCGCCATCCCCACCCGCCCCGGAGGACCCCGCCTCCCTCAAGGTCGTCCCCGTCCGCCACTACGCCCGATGGGCGGCAGCCGTCGCCGTAATCGTGCTGATCGCGCAGTTCGCGCACGGGCTGGTCACCAACCCCGTCTGGGAGTGGGGCGTCTTCCGCGACTACGTACTGTCCGAGACGATCGTCCAGGCGGTCGGAGTGACCCTCCAACTCACCGCCTACGCAACGGTGTTGGGCTTTCTCCTCGGCACGGCACTGGCCTTCATGCGGCTGTCGCGGAGCCCGGTGCTGCAGACCGTCGCCTGGACGTACATCTGGATCTTCCGGTCGATCCCGATGATCGTCCAGCTGGTCTTCTGGTTCAACCTGGGCGCTCTGTACGACCGGTTGGGCATCGGCATCCCCTTCGGGCCGGTGTTCTGGTCCATCGACAGCAACACCCTGATCGGCACCATCGGCGCCGCGATCATCGGACTGACGCTGCATCAGGCCGCGTACGCCGCCGAGATCGTCCGGGGCGGTGTCATCGCGGTCGACCAGGGCCAGCTGGAGGCCGCCGCCGCGCTGGGCATCCCCCGGCTGCGGCAGATCCGGCGGATCGTGCTCCCGCAGGCGATGCGCGCCATCCTGCCCACGGCGGGCAACGAGATCGTCGGCCTGCTCAAGGGCACCTCGGTGGTCTACGTGATGGCGATCAGCGAGCTCTTCTACCAGGCCCAGGTGATCTACGGCCGCAACGGCCGGGTGATCCCGCTGCTGCTGGTCGCCACCGCCTGGTACGTCGTCCTCACCTCCCTGCTCACGGTCGCCCAGTACTACGTGGAGCGCCACTACGCCCGAGGCGCCAACCGCACCCCGCCGCCCACCCCGCTCCAGCGTGTACGGCGCTTCGTACGCGACCTGCGTACGGCGGCGGCCCAGCGAAGCCAGTACCCCCTAGGAGGCACCCGATGA
- a CDS encoding GNAT family N-acetyltransferase — MTFVTQPPAKTRQLTVRQVTVADALAAPLLRELGDEYSARYGKDAHAELARYPDEEFTAPYGGVLLLLLEHGEPVAGGAFRRYDAGTAELKRIWTHSAHRRRGLARRVVEELEREAEVRGYRRIYLTTGPRQPEARGLYLATGYTPLFDTTADPETIGKLPFEKHLSGPG, encoded by the coding sequence ATGACCTTCGTAACGCAACCACCTGCAAAGACGCGCCAGTTGACGGTACGCCAAGTCACCGTGGCCGACGCTCTAGCGGCACCCCTGCTGCGTGAACTCGGCGACGAGTACTCCGCCCGCTACGGCAAGGACGCCCACGCCGAACTCGCCCGCTACCCCGACGAGGAGTTCACGGCGCCGTACGGCGGTGTCCTGCTCCTGCTCCTCGAACACGGCGAGCCGGTCGCGGGCGGCGCGTTCCGCCGGTACGACGCGGGCACGGCGGAGCTGAAACGGATCTGGACACACTCCGCCCATCGGCGCCGCGGCCTGGCCCGCCGGGTCGTCGAGGAGCTGGAGCGTGAGGCGGAAGTCCGGGGTTACCGGCGGATCTACCTCACCACCGGCCCCCGCCAGCCCGAGGCTCGCGGCCTCTACCTGGCCACCGGCTACACACCTCTCTTCGACACGACGGCCGACCCGGAAACCATCGGCAAACTGCCCTTCGAGAAGCACCTGAGCGGTCCCGGCTGA
- a CDS encoding LLM class flavin-dependent oxidoreductase, translating to MPVEFLGIAATNDGSETNPRSGAAFDREYTLRLARAHEDHGWDRVLFAYGSGSPDPVPAAAYIASRLERLQILLAHRPNVSYPTFAAKTFATLDQISEGRLTVHFITGGNDQEQGREGDTLTKDERYARTREYIGLVKKIWTTHEPFDHEGDHYRFHDFVSDVFPVQQPRPNVSFGGSSPAAYAAGGAEADIYCLWGEPLEKTAEQIEAVKAAAKAAGRTDVPRIQVAFRPIIAPTEELAWEKAHRTVGAIKDRKERGELISRRHNGGAQPQNSGSQRLIAIAEAGERYDRALWTPTAAATGGAGNSNALVGTPETVARALLDYYDLGVDILSARGYDLLGDAIDFGRHVIPIVREEVARRDAERAARGTQILAAAVNG from the coding sequence ATGCCCGTGGAATTCCTTGGCATCGCCGCGACCAACGACGGCTCCGAAACCAACCCGCGCTCCGGCGCCGCCTTCGACAGGGAGTACACGCTCCGACTCGCCCGGGCGCACGAGGACCACGGCTGGGACCGGGTGCTGTTCGCCTACGGATCGGGATCGCCGGACCCCGTGCCGGCCGCCGCGTACATCGCCAGCAGGCTGGAACGCCTCCAGATCCTGCTGGCCCACCGCCCCAACGTCTCCTACCCGACCTTCGCCGCCAAGACGTTCGCCACCCTCGACCAGATCAGCGAGGGCCGCCTGACCGTCCACTTCATCACCGGCGGCAACGACCAGGAGCAGGGCCGCGAGGGCGACACCCTCACCAAGGACGAGCGGTACGCCCGCACCCGCGAGTACATCGGGCTGGTCAAGAAGATCTGGACCACCCACGAGCCCTTCGACCACGAAGGCGACCACTACCGCTTCCACGACTTCGTCAGCGACGTCTTCCCCGTCCAACAGCCGCGCCCGAACGTCTCGTTCGGCGGCTCCTCGCCCGCCGCGTACGCAGCCGGGGGCGCCGAGGCCGACATCTACTGCCTCTGGGGCGAGCCGCTGGAGAAGACCGCCGAGCAGATCGAGGCCGTGAAGGCCGCCGCCAAGGCGGCGGGCCGCACCGACGTACCGCGTATCCAGGTGGCGTTCCGCCCGATCATCGCCCCGACCGAGGAGCTGGCCTGGGAGAAGGCCCACCGCACGGTCGGTGCGATCAAAGACCGTAAGGAGCGGGGCGAGTTGATCAGCAGGCGCCACAACGGGGGTGCACAGCCGCAGAATTCGGGCTCACAGCGCCTGATCGCCATCGCCGAGGCCGGCGAGCGCTACGACCGCGCCCTGTGGACCCCGACCGCCGCCGCAACCGGTGGCGCGGGCAACTCCAACGCTCTGGTAGGCACCCCCGAGACCGTGGCCCGGGCCCTCCTCGACTACTACGACCTCGGCGTCGACATCCTTTCCGCCCGCGGATACGACCTGCTGGGCGACGCCATCGACTTCGGCCGACACGTGATCCCGATCGTCCGCGAGGAGGTCGCAAGGCGTGACGCCGAGCGCGCGGCCCGGGGTACGCAGATACTCGCGGCGGCGGTGAACGGATGA